One part of the Solea solea chromosome 16, fSolSol10.1, whole genome shotgun sequence genome encodes these proteins:
- the pde4a gene encoding cAMP-specific 3',5'-cyclic phosphodiesterase 4B isoform X2, which translates to MSQRKLTRQLRLCESPEGLAPAPPLTSPLSPLDRSREHGGSALFRRMKLNRSIQEHSRSSHYFCSFDSENGPSPGRSPMDSQASPGVVLHPSFPQSQRRESFLYRSDSDYDTSPKTMSRNSSVNSEGHAEDMIVTPFAQVLASLRTVRSNFTILANVTTPTNKRSPVTSQPTVPQATLSEETYQQMARETLEELDWCLDQLETIQTHRSVSEMASNKFKRMLNRELSHLSEMSRSGNQVSEYISTTFLDKQNEVEIPSPTLREREKPMCHISGVKKLTHSSSLSNSAMPRFGVKTEHEDALARELNDLNKWGLNIFRVAEFSNNRPLSCTMFAIFQERDLLKTFRIPMDTFVTYVMTLEDHYHANVAYHNSLHAADVTQSTHVLLSTPALDAVFTDLEILAALFAAAIHDVDHPGVSNQFLINTNSELALMYNDESVLENHHLAVGFKLLHEDNCDIFQNLSKRQRQSLRKLVIDMVLATDMSKHMSLLADLKTMVETKKVTSSGVLLLDHYTDRIQVLRNMVHCADLSNPTKPLAVYRQWTERIMEEFFRQGDKERERGMEISPMCDKHTASVEKSQVGFIDYIVHPLWETWGDLVHPDAQDILDTLEDNRDWYQSTIPQSPSPPPVSQDKELNACLDKFQFELTLEDSSPTNQGDDGNKATPNHVAQDCSQGEEEEEEDKKDEEEDIMVEEENEDIIEEEDEMAMEEEQEEELKAQLAVRSEKERLSDTSPVEEEEDSSSQAEDT; encoded by the exons ATGAGTCAGAGGAAGCTGACACGACAGCTGAGGTTGTGTGAGAGTCCTGAGGGTCTGGCTCCGGCGCCCCCTCTCACCTCACCTCTGTCACCGCTCGATCGGTCTCGAGAACACGGGGGCTCTGCTCTGTTTCGGCGAATGAAACTGAACCGCAGTATTCAGGAGCACAGTCGCTCGTCTCACTATTTCTGCAG CTTCGATTCGGAGAATGGTCCCTCACCAGGCCGCAGTCCCATGGATTCGCAGGCGAGTCCTGGGGTGGTGCTGCACCCGTCTTTCCCCCAGAGTCAGCGCAGGGAGTCCTTCCTGTACCGCTCTGACTCCGACTACGACACATCGCCCAAAACCATGTCACGCAACTCCTCCGTCAACAGTGAGGG GCACGCTGAAGACATGATCGTCACCCCTTTCGCTCAG GTGTTGGCCAGCCTACGAACTGTAAGAAGCAACTTCACCATCCTCGCCAATGTCACAACACCCACTAACAA GAGGTCACCAGTGACAAGCCAACCCACTGTTCCCCAAGCCACACTCTCTG AGGAGACGTACCAGCAGATGGCTCGGGAGACTCTGGAGGAGCTGGACTGGTGTCTGGACCAGCTGGAGACCATTCAGACCCATCGCTCCGTCAGTGAGATGGCCTCCAACAAG TTCAAGAGGATGTTGAACAGGGAGCTGTCCCATTTGTCAGAGATGAGTCGCTCAGGGAACCAGGTGTCAGAATACATCTCCACTACCTTTCTAG ATAAGCAGAACGAGGTGGAGATCCCATCCCCAACcttgagagagagggagaagcccaTGTGTCACATCAGTGGGGTGAAGAAGCTCACACACAGTTCCAGCCTTTCCAACTCCGCCATGCCTCGTTTCGGCGTGAAGACTGAACACGAGGACGCATTAGCCAGG GAGCTGAACGACTTGAACAAGTGGGGCCTTAATATCTTTCGTGTGGCAGAGTTCTCTAATAACCGACCCCTCAGCTGTACTATGTTTGCCATCTTCCAG GAAAGAGATCTACTGAAGACATTTCGGATCCCCATGGACACATTTGTCACGTATGTAATGACCCTGGAGGACCATTACCATGCCAATGTGGCCTACCATAACAGCCTTCACGCTGCAGATGTCACTCAGTCTACTCATGTACTGCTATCAACACCGGCTCTAGAT GCTGTGTTCACCGATCTAGAGATTCTAGCTGCGTTATTTGCAGCTGCCATCCATGATGTGGACCATCCAGGAGTGTCCAACCAATTCCTCATAAACACCA ACTCAGAGTTAGCCCTGATGTATAATGATGAGTCCGTGTTGGAGAACCATCACTTAGCTGTGGGCTTCAAGTTGCTTCACGAGGACAACTGTGACATCTTCCAGAACCTCAGCAAGAGGCAGCGACAGAGCCTGAGAAAACTTGTCATTGATATG GTTTTGGCAACAGACATGTCAAAACACATGAGTTTGCTGGCAGATCTCAAGACCATGGTGGAAACCAAAAAGGTGACGAGTTCTGGAGTACTGCTGCTGGACCACTACACCGATCGGATACAG gtgttAAGGAACATGGTGCACTGTGCAGACCTGAGCAATCCTACAAAACCCCTGGCTGTGTATCGACAATGGACGGAGAGAATCATGGAGGAGTTCTTCAGGCAGggagacaaggagagagagcgagggatgGAGATCAGTCCTATGTGCGATAAACACACCGCGTCTGTGGAAAAGAGCCAG GTGGGCTTTATTGACTACATAGTCCACCCGCTGTGGGAGACATGGGGCGACCTGGTGCACCCTGACGCCCAGGACATCCTGGACACTCTAGAGGACAACAGGGACTGGTACCAGAGCACTATCCCACAAAGCCCGTCGCCGCCGCCTGTGAGCCAAGACAAGGAACTAAACGCCTGTTTGGACAAGTTTCAGTTTGAGCTCACCCTCGAAGACAGCTCTCCAACAAATCAGGGTGATGACGGCAACAAAGCCACGCCGAACCACGTGGCACAGGACTGCAgtcagggggaggaggaagaggaggaggataaaaAGGACGAAGAGGAAGATATCATGGTCGAAGAGGAAAATGAGGACATAatagaggaggaagatgagatgGCGAtggaagaggagcaggaggaggagctgaaagCTCAGCTGGCGGTGAGATCTGAAAAGGAGAGACTTTCTGACACAAGTCCtgtagaggaagaggaggattcTTCTTCACAAGCTGAAGATACATGA
- the pde4a gene encoding cAMP-specific 3',5'-cyclic phosphodiesterase 4D isoform X3, translating to MGVVEAIEPLPSSCPSPVPGGYRLSRSSSYSPLQGRAGAELDLGAAGGVLEAGGTAAERRTPLVDLFCETCSRPWLIGWWDQFKRMLNRELSHLSEMSRSGNQVSEYISTTFLDKQNEVEIPSPTLREREKPMCHISGVKKLTHSSSLSNSAMPRFGVKTEHEDALARELNDLNKWGLNIFRVAEFSNNRPLSCTMFAIFQERDLLKTFRIPMDTFVTYVMTLEDHYHANVAYHNSLHAADVTQSTHVLLSTPALDAVFTDLEILAALFAAAIHDVDHPGVSNQFLINTNSELALMYNDESVLENHHLAVGFKLLHEDNCDIFQNLSKRQRQSLRKLVIDMVLATDMSKHMSLLADLKTMVETKKVTSSGVLLLDHYTDRIQVLRNMVHCADLSNPTKPLAVYRQWTERIMEEFFRQGDKERERGMEISPMCDKHTASVEKSQVGFIDYIVHPLWETWGDLVHPDAQDILDTLEDNRDWYQSTIPQSPSPPPVSQDKELNACLDKFQFELTLEDSSPTNQGDDGNKATPNHVAQDCSQGEEEEEEDKKDEEEDIMVEEENEDIIEEEDEMAMEEEQEEELKAQLAVRSEKERLSDTSPVEEEEDSSSQAEDT from the exons ATGGGTGTGGTGGAGGCCATTGAACCCTTGCCATCCTCCTGCCCCTCACCTGTGCCGGGGGGCTACAGGCTGTCCCGCTCCTCCAGCTACAGCCCGCTGCAGGGGAGGGCAGGGGCAGAGCTGGACCTCGGTGCGGCTGGAGGGGTTCTGGAGGCGGGTGGGACAGCGGCAGAGCGCAGGACGCCGTTAGTGGACCTGTTCTGTGAGACCTGCTCCAGGCCCTGGCTCATCGGCTGGTGGGACCAG TTCAAGAGGATGTTGAACAGGGAGCTGTCCCATTTGTCAGAGATGAGTCGCTCAGGGAACCAGGTGTCAGAATACATCTCCACTACCTTTCTAG ATAAGCAGAACGAGGTGGAGATCCCATCCCCAACcttgagagagagggagaagcccaTGTGTCACATCAGTGGGGTGAAGAAGCTCACACACAGTTCCAGCCTTTCCAACTCCGCCATGCCTCGTTTCGGCGTGAAGACTGAACACGAGGACGCATTAGCCAGG GAGCTGAACGACTTGAACAAGTGGGGCCTTAATATCTTTCGTGTGGCAGAGTTCTCTAATAACCGACCCCTCAGCTGTACTATGTTTGCCATCTTCCAG GAAAGAGATCTACTGAAGACATTTCGGATCCCCATGGACACATTTGTCACGTATGTAATGACCCTGGAGGACCATTACCATGCCAATGTGGCCTACCATAACAGCCTTCACGCTGCAGATGTCACTCAGTCTACTCATGTACTGCTATCAACACCGGCTCTAGAT GCTGTGTTCACCGATCTAGAGATTCTAGCTGCGTTATTTGCAGCTGCCATCCATGATGTGGACCATCCAGGAGTGTCCAACCAATTCCTCATAAACACCA ACTCAGAGTTAGCCCTGATGTATAATGATGAGTCCGTGTTGGAGAACCATCACTTAGCTGTGGGCTTCAAGTTGCTTCACGAGGACAACTGTGACATCTTCCAGAACCTCAGCAAGAGGCAGCGACAGAGCCTGAGAAAACTTGTCATTGATATG GTTTTGGCAACAGACATGTCAAAACACATGAGTTTGCTGGCAGATCTCAAGACCATGGTGGAAACCAAAAAGGTGACGAGTTCTGGAGTACTGCTGCTGGACCACTACACCGATCGGATACAG gtgttAAGGAACATGGTGCACTGTGCAGACCTGAGCAATCCTACAAAACCCCTGGCTGTGTATCGACAATGGACGGAGAGAATCATGGAGGAGTTCTTCAGGCAGggagacaaggagagagagcgagggatgGAGATCAGTCCTATGTGCGATAAACACACCGCGTCTGTGGAAAAGAGCCAG GTGGGCTTTATTGACTACATAGTCCACCCGCTGTGGGAGACATGGGGCGACCTGGTGCACCCTGACGCCCAGGACATCCTGGACACTCTAGAGGACAACAGGGACTGGTACCAGAGCACTATCCCACAAAGCCCGTCGCCGCCGCCTGTGAGCCAAGACAAGGAACTAAACGCCTGTTTGGACAAGTTTCAGTTTGAGCTCACCCTCGAAGACAGCTCTCCAACAAATCAGGGTGATGACGGCAACAAAGCCACGCCGAACCACGTGGCACAGGACTGCAgtcagggggaggaggaagaggaggaggataaaaAGGACGAAGAGGAAGATATCATGGTCGAAGAGGAAAATGAGGACATAatagaggaggaagatgagatgGCGAtggaagaggagcaggaggaggagctgaaagCTCAGCTGGCGGTGAGATCTGAAAAGGAGAGACTTTCTGACACAAGTCCtgtagaggaagaggaggattcTTCTTCACAAGCTGAAGATACATGA